A stretch of bacterium DNA encodes these proteins:
- a CDS encoding rhomboid family intramembrane serine protease, translating to MGSVKGPRRIADSMAMLLPIGHDESEVRRLPWVTFTLMALCLLTLFGTGTSSCDGRLPEWEAQVEAMLEAQSETDEDLELVLPPTPYDEWGLVPADIRLSRMFTHQFMHAGWLHLIGNMLLLFLLGPPLEDRWGRPVFLGLYLSAGTFAGLFFTSMSSPESTMPLVGASGAIAGVMGAYLVRLFKSRLRYFYFLFFRMGTFEAPAYLMLPLWFGTELFNAKIADAARLEGGVAYWAHVGGFLWGMAFAGVLRFGKIEAQFLSSRVEAKLTLAEGNPVIQEVQALREDGRFEEAYERLRRAMRQRPDDPDVVVATWDAAAALQRPEEAATELTKQIERWTSAGELQTATDYWCEMTLLVPDAEIDARILLRVAQRLHEQDRPLEARRAIEHAVGRGADDLPPGLALRFYEVAKCRAPELAADVARRALAWHELPDERRRDIEAALRELDRSRERADAPDPDARREGWQGEDDRAIDLGEPIDLELGSVSEPLRNVPAALPHPAEPEALAVPTSSSEPGLGSGPRWRDAKIIEGMPTLLDGEGLTLRRGDRQHVILFSHIQAIAAGAVHGLGERPVLLIDLAMNWNDPDAETLQVVRLRSDQFNPCSLVDGENEALPAFQLLVTTLLETSGAAPLPDLEAARGIPAFSTFPDTALYAAVVLDIEDV from the coding sequence GTGGGATCCGTCAAGGGCCCCCGCCGAATCGCCGATTCCATGGCCATGCTGCTCCCGATCGGCCATGACGAATCGGAGGTTCGGCGCCTGCCCTGGGTCACCTTCACCCTGATGGCGTTGTGCCTTCTCACCCTCTTCGGGACGGGAACGAGTAGCTGCGATGGCCGCCTCCCGGAATGGGAAGCCCAGGTCGAGGCCATGCTCGAGGCACAGAGCGAAACGGACGAGGACCTGGAACTCGTTCTGCCGCCGACTCCCTACGATGAATGGGGCCTGGTTCCCGCGGACATCCGACTCTCCCGGATGTTCACGCACCAGTTCATGCATGCCGGCTGGCTCCACCTGATCGGCAACATGCTTCTGCTCTTCCTGCTCGGCCCGCCACTCGAAGATCGCTGGGGAAGACCGGTCTTCCTCGGCTTGTACCTGAGCGCGGGAACATTCGCGGGATTGTTCTTCACTTCGATGTCTTCTCCGGAATCGACGATGCCGCTGGTCGGTGCGTCGGGTGCCATCGCCGGGGTCATGGGCGCCTACCTCGTGCGCCTGTTCAAGAGCCGCCTCCGATATTTCTACTTCCTCTTCTTTCGCATGGGTACCTTCGAAGCCCCCGCCTACCTGATGCTCCCGCTCTGGTTCGGTACCGAGCTCTTCAACGCGAAGATCGCCGATGCGGCGCGCCTGGAAGGCGGAGTTGCGTATTGGGCGCACGTCGGCGGCTTCCTATGGGGTATGGCCTTCGCGGGCGTCCTTCGCTTCGGCAAGATCGAGGCGCAGTTCTTGAGTTCGCGCGTCGAAGCGAAGCTCACCCTCGCCGAAGGAAACCCCGTCATCCAAGAGGTCCAGGCCCTCCGCGAAGACGGCCGGTTCGAGGAGGCCTACGAGAGACTACGCCGCGCCATGCGGCAGCGGCCTGACGATCCGGATGTCGTGGTCGCCACCTGGGATGCAGCCGCCGCGTTGCAGCGCCCGGAAGAAGCCGCGACCGAGCTGACGAAGCAGATCGAACGGTGGACGAGCGCCGGCGAGCTACAGACCGCCACCGACTATTGGTGCGAAATGACATTGCTCGTTCCGGACGCAGAGATCGATGCCCGTATCTTGCTGAGGGTCGCCCAGCGGCTCCACGAACAGGACCGCCCGCTCGAAGCCAGGCGCGCGATCGAGCATGCGGTGGGACGTGGTGCGGACGACCTGCCGCCGGGCCTGGCGTTGCGGTTCTATGAAGTCGCGAAATGTCGGGCACCGGAGCTGGCAGCCGATGTCGCCCGACGCGCGCTCGCATGGCACGAACTTCCGGACGAGCGGCGCAGGGATATCGAAGCGGCCCTCCGGGAGCTCGATCGTAGCCGCGAGAGGGCCGACGCCCCGGATCCGGACGCGCGCAGAGAAGGTTGGCAAGGTGAGGATGACCGCGCGATCGACTTGGGCGAACCGATCGATCTGGAACTGGGTTCCGTCTCCGAGCCGCTGCGCAACGTGCCTGCCGCCCTTCCCCACCCGGCCGAACCAGAAGCCTTGGCCGTTCCGACTTCGTCGTCCGAGCCTGGGCTCGGAAGTGGCCCACGCTGGCGCGACGCCAAGATCATCGAAGGGATGCCGACCCTGCTCGACGGAGAAGGCCTGACGTTGCGAAGGGGCGACCGACAGCACGTCATCCTCTTCTCGCACATCCAGGCGATCGCGGCCGGCGCAGTGCACGGCCTGGGCGAGCGCCCGGTCCTGCTGATCGATCTGGCCATGAACTGGAACGATCCGGATGCAGAGACCCTTCAGGTCGTCCGGCTTCGAAGCGATCAATTCAATCCGTGCAGCCTCGTCGATGGGGAAAACGAAGCTCTGCCTGCTTTTCAGCTGTTGGTGACCACGTTGCTGGAAACGTCGGGCGCTGCACCACTACCCGACCTGGAAGCAGCACGTGGTATTCCGGCCTTCTCGACGTTCCCGGATACAGCCCTCTACGCCGCTGTCGTACTCGATATCGAGGACGTCTGA